GTAACAAAGAGGAACAGGTGATCATCGACCTCCTCAAGGCCGTACACGCCGCCACTCCGACGCGCTGGCACGACATGCTCAAGGAGATGAAGGGCGTATCCGAAGAGACTACCACGGGCGTTCATCGCCTCTACCAGATGATGGAGCGCGGCGAACTGCTCGTGCCTGCCATCAACGTGAACGACTCCGTGACGAAGTCGAAGTTCGACAACCTCTACGGCTGCCGCGAATCCTTGGCCGACGGTATCAAGCGCGCTACGGACGTGATGATCGCCGGTAAGGTGGTCGTCGTGGCTGGCTACGGCGACGTCGGCAAAGGCTGCTCGCACTCTATGCGCTCCTATGGCGCCCGCGTACTCGTTACCGAGATCGACCCCATCTGCGCCCTGCAGGCCGCTATGGAAGGCTTCGAGGTCACCACGATGGAGGAGGCCGTGAAGGAGGGCAACATCTTCGTCACCACCACCGGAAATTGCGACGTCATCACCATCGACCACATGAGCCAGATGAAGGATCAGGCCATCGTCTGCAACATCGGCCACTTTGACAATGAGATCCAGGTAGACCAGCTGGAGAACTTCCCCGGCATCGTCCGCCTCAACATCAAGCCGCAGGTCGACAAGTACACCTTCCCCGACGGTCACTCCATCTTCCTCTTGGCTGAAGGCCGCCTCGTGAACCTGGGTTGCGCCACCGGCCACGCATCGTTCGTGATGAGTAACTCCTTCACCAACCAGACGCTCGCCCAGCTTGATCTCTGGCAGAAGGATTACAAGCCGGGCGTCTACTGCCTGCCCAAGTACCTCGACGAGGAAGTGGCCCGCCTGCACTTGGCGCGCATCGGCGTCAAGCTCTCGAAACTGACCCAGAAGCAAGCCGACTATATCGGCGTCCCCGTCGACGGGCCATTCAAATCCGAGATTTACCGGTATTGACACGGTGTTGTCTGTACTGTTAATTTGTTTAATTGTTTAATTGTTAGTTGTTGGAGGTCGGGCATTGGACGTGAGTCCCGTGCCCGACCCGTTTTTTATCCCTACATCCCGCGATTGAAGCGGGGCAAACGTCCTGTGTATCGGCACTTTTCTCAGCAAGGAAAAGCTATATTTT
The sequence above is drawn from the Tannerella serpentiformis genome and encodes:
- the ahcY gene encoding adenosylhomocysteinase, whose product is MVKESTEKLPYKVADINLADFGRKEIEIAEHEMPGLMALREKYAGKKPLAGARITGSLHMTIQTAVLIETLVDLGADVRWASCNIFSTQDHAAAAIAAAGVPVFAWKGETLEEYWWCTNEALSFPGGKGPNLIVDDGGDASLLVHRGYAAENDPTLLDRKGSNKEEQVIIDLLKAVHAATPTRWHDMLKEMKGVSEETTTGVHRLYQMMERGELLVPAINVNDSVTKSKFDNLYGCRESLADGIKRATDVMIAGKVVVVAGYGDVGKGCSHSMRSYGARVLVTEIDPICALQAAMEGFEVTTMEEAVKEGNIFVTTTGNCDVITIDHMSQMKDQAIVCNIGHFDNEIQVDQLENFPGIVRLNIKPQVDKYTFPDGHSIFLLAEGRLVNLGCATGHASFVMSNSFTNQTLAQLDLWQKDYKPGVYCLPKYLDEEVARLHLARIGVKLSKLTQKQADYIGVPVDGPFKSEIYRY